One genomic segment of Coffea arabica cultivar ET-39 chromosome 6e, Coffea Arabica ET-39 HiFi, whole genome shotgun sequence includes these proteins:
- the LOC140009564 gene encoding uncharacterized protein produces the protein MRSSVALVAFFSIALLACFTEARKDPRGILRPAAGPGAFTEQNEHLGSNTLKEFESKPGSILHADEPRSILPYHGRDANSKEEKPQMKDFESKPESFLILYRGDKANLQEGKPHMKDFESKPESLLFFYGGDKANLQEGKPYMKDFESKPESLLFFYGGDKANLQEGKPYMKDFESKPESFLILYNGDKANSQEGKLHI, from the coding sequence CTTGCATGCTTCACGGAGGCAAGAAAGGACCCCAGGGGCATTTTGCGACCTGCTGCCGGTCCTGGTGCTTTTACTGAACAAAATGAGCACCTTGGGTCTAATACATTGAAAGAATTTGAGTCAAAGCCTGGATCCATTCTCCACGCAGATGAGCCTAGATCCATTCTCCCTTACCATGGTCGTGATGCTAATTCAAAGGAGGAGAAACCGCAAATGAAAGATTTTGAGTCAAAGCCTGAATCCTTTTTAATCCTTTACCGTGGTGACAAAGCTAACTTGCAGGAGGGAAAACCGCATATGAAAGATTTCGAGTCAAAGCCTGAATCCCTTTTATTCTTTTACGGTGGTGACAAAGCTAACTTGCAGGAGGGAAAACCGTATATGAAAGATTTCGAGTCAAAGCCTGAATCCCTTTTATTCTTTTACGGTGGTGACAAAGCTAACTTGCAGGAGGGAAAACCGTATATGAAAGATTTCGAGTCAAAGCCTGAATCCTTTTTGATCCTTTACAATGGTGACAAAGCTAATTCGCAGGAGGGAAAGCTACATATCTAA